In Candidatus Eisenbacteria bacterium, the DNA window GGGCATCATCGCCCGGCTGCCGAACGACCTGATCACCACGTTCACTTCGCTGAAGAACGGCACGCTGAACGCGTTGGTGCTCATCCCGGCGCTGTTGTTCATGTTCGCCGTGATCGCGTCGGTGGTGCTGATGACGCAGGCGCAACGCAAGATCCCGGTGCAATACGCCAAGCGGGTGGTGGGCCGAAAGACGTACGGCGGCCAGAACACACACATCCCGCTGCGGGTGAACACCGCCGGCGTGATCCCGATCATCTTCGCCCAGTCCCTGATCATCCTGCCGGTCTCGATCGCCGCCTTCTTCCCGAAGAGCGATTTCCTGGCGGGCGTGGCGCAGGAGTTGTCGCACAACTCGCCCATCTACGTGATCCTGTACTCGCTGGTGATCATCTTCTTCACCTACTTCTACACCGCCGTGGTGCTGAACCCCGAGGACCTGGCGGAGAACATCCGGAAGTTCGGCGGGTTCGTGCCGGGCATCCGGCCGGGCAAGAAGACGGCCGAGTACATTGACTACATCATGAACCGCATCACCCTGCCGGGCGCGGTGTTCCTGGCGGCGATCGCGGTGGTCCCGGACCTGCTCGTGGACCGGATGAACCTGACGTTCCGCTTCGGGGGAACCAGCGTACTGATCGTGGTGGGCGTGGCGCTGGACACCCTGCAGCAGATCGAGTCGCACCTGCTGATGCGCCACTACGACGGACTGGTGAAGAAGGGCAAGCTCCGGGGCCGCCGGTAGCGATGGCTCTGCGGCTGGTGTTCCTGGGCCCGCCGGGGGTGGGCAAGGGCACGCAGGCCACGAGGGCCGCGGCCGCGCACGGGATCCCGCAGATCTCGACCGGCGACATCCTGCGCGAGGCGGTGCGGCGGGGCTCGGAGCTGGGAGTGAAGGCGGGGGAGTACATGGACCGCGGTGCGCTGGTCCCCGACGAGGTGGTCGTGGGACTGGTCGCGGAACGGACCGCCCGGCCGGACTGCGTTCCGGGGTTCATCCTGGACGGCTTCCCGCGGACGGTGCCGCAGGCCCAGGCGCTGGATGTCATGCTGGCCTCGCGCGGGCTGCCGCTGTCCGCGGTGGTGACCATGGTCGCCCCGGCCGAGGAGATCGTGCGGCGCCTCTCGTCGCGGCGGGTGTGTCCCGGCTGCGGCAGGGTGTACGCGGGCAACCCGGACGGCTCCGGGCCCGCGGCCTGCGAGGCCGACGGCCAGGCGCTGGCGCAGCGCTCGGACGACCACCCGGAGGTGATCCGGGAACGGCTGAAGGTGTACGAGGTGCAGACGGCCCCGCTGATCGGCCACTATGGCGCGCTGGGCCTGGTCCGCGAAGTGGACGGCCTCGGCGCGGTGGATGAGGTGGCGGCGCGGATCGGGCAGGTCTTGGCGGGCCTGCCGGGACGATAGGCGCGGCGGTCATGGTCCACCTGCGATCGGCCAGGGAGATCGAGCTGATCCGCGAAAGTGCGCGGATCGTGGCCGGCTGCCTGCAGCACCTGAAGTCGAAGGTGCGGGTGGGCGTGACCACCGAAGAGCTCGACCAGGCGGGGCGCGAGTTCATCGAGGGCCACGGCGGCCGCTGCGCCTTCCTGGGCTACCGCGGCTACCCGGCCAGCATCTGCGCCTCGGTGAACGAGGAAGTGGTGCACGGGATCCCCTCGGGGCGCAAGCTCAAGGAGGGCGACGTGGTGAGCCTGGACGTCGGCGTGCAGAAGGACGGCTACTTCGGCGACGCCTCGCTCACCGTGCCGGTGGGCGACGTGGATCCCGGCACGCTCCGGCTGCTGCGGGTCACGGAGGAGGCGCTGGCGCTGGCGGTGGCCGCGGCGCAGCCGGGCAACCGGCTCGGCGACGTGGGCCACGCGGTGCAGTCCCACGTGGAGGCCGCCGGGTTCTCGGTGGTGCGCTCCCTGGTCGGCCACGGGATCGGCCGGGAGATGCACGAGGAGCCCCAGGTGCCCAACTACGGGCTTCCGGGCCGCGGCCCGAGGCTGCAGGCGGGCATGGTGATGGCGATCGAGCCGATGGTGAACCTGGGCCAGGCCGAGACGCGGGTCCTGGAGGACGGGTGGACGGTGGTGACGCTGGACGGCAAGCCGTCGGCTCACTTCGAGCACACGGTGGCCGTCACGCCGGACGGTCCCGTCATCCTCAGCCGGCCCTGACGGCCGGCCGGGAGAATCGAGAGAACTTGGCGAAACAGGAAGGAATCCAGGTCGAGGGAACCGTGGTCGAGCCCCTGCCCAACGCGATGTTCCGCGTGGAGCTGGAGAACGGCCACCGAGTCCTGGCCCACATCTCCGGGAAGATGAGGATGCACTTCATCAAGATCCTGCCCGGGGACAAGGTGACCGTGGAGTTGTCGCCCTACGACCTGGACCGCGGCCGCATCGTCTACCGGTACAAGTAGGGGCGGTGGAGGGCGCCTTCCCGAAGCGGGGTGGCTGCCGGGCGCGGGGTGGAACGCAGAGCAGGATGATCCGGCGCGGCAGTGCCGCGCACACCGGGGCTCGCCGTGCGCGGGCCCCCCGGCGGGGGCCGGGCCCCCGCAACGTCACACGAGGGGAACCATGAAGGTCCGAGCTTCGGTGAAGAAGATTTGCGAGCACTGCAAGGTGGTCCGGCGCAAGGGTGTCATCCGGGTGATCTGCAGTCGCAATCCGCGACACAAGCAGCGTCAGAAGTAGTTGAAGTCTGAGGGAGGCTTCCGTTGGCTCGAATTTCAGGCATCGACCTGCCGAACGAAAAGCGCATCGAGGTCGCGCTGACCTACCTGTACGGGATCGGTCCGACCACGGCGCGCAAGATCATCGCCCAGACGGGCGTGAACCCCTCCACGCGGGTGAAGAACCTCACCGACGAGGAGACGGCCAAGCTCCGCGGCGTGATCGAGAACGACTTCAAGGTCGAGGGCGCGCTGCGCACCGAGATCAGCATGAACATCAAGCGCCTGATGGAGATCGGCGCGTACCGGGGCCTGCGGCACCGCCGCGGCCTGCCCGTCCGCGGGCAGCGCACCAAGACCAATGCGCGGACCCGCAAGGGCCCGAAGAAGACGATGGGGGCCATGCGCAAGAAGGTCGCCGGCCCCGCACACAAGTAGCGTAGTCGGAACAGGCACGCGTTTCAGATAGGAGTACCAGCGTGGCGGACGCACCGGTCAAGAAGGTCAAGAAAAAGGACCGCAGGGTCGGGATGAACGGGGTGGCGCACGTTAAGGCCTCGTTCAACAACACCATCATCTCCATCACCGACCTGGACGGGAACGTGGTTTCCTGGGCCAGCGCCGGCAAG includes these proteins:
- a CDS encoding adenylate kinase, giving the protein MRLVFLGPPGVGKGTQATRAAAAHGIPQISTGDILREAVRRGSELGVKAGEYMDRGALVPDEVVVGLVAERTARPDCVPGFILDGFPRTVPQAQALDVMLASRGLPLSAVVTMVAPAEEIVRRLSSRRVCPGCGRVYAGNPDGSGPAACEADGQALAQRSDDHPEVIRERLKVYEVQTAPLIGHYGALGLVREVDGLGAVDEVAARIGQVLAGLPGR
- the map gene encoding type I methionyl aminopeptidase; this encodes MVHLRSAREIELIRESARIVAGCLQHLKSKVRVGVTTEELDQAGREFIEGHGGRCAFLGYRGYPASICASVNEEVVHGIPSGRKLKEGDVVSLDVGVQKDGYFGDASLTVPVGDVDPGTLRLLRVTEEALALAVAAAQPGNRLGDVGHAVQSHVEAAGFSVVRSLVGHGIGREMHEEPQVPNYGLPGRGPRLQAGMVMAIEPMVNLGQAETRVLEDGWTVVTLDGKPSAHFEHTVAVTPDGPVILSRP
- the infA gene encoding translation initiation factor IF-1; protein product: MAKQEGIQVEGTVVEPLPNAMFRVELENGHRVLAHISGKMRMHFIKILPGDKVTVELSPYDLDRGRIVYRYK
- the secY gene encoding preprotein translocase subunit SecY; this translates as MAQSNAFMDSLRNMWNIPELRRRLLFTLGLLAIYRLGGHVPTPGVDATALAQLMKSNSMLGLYDLFVGGSFSRATIFALGIMPYISASIILQVLGTVVPHLEKLQKEGEEGRRKITQYTRYGTVLISLIQSYAFSMFLESFKGASGVEVVSNPGMSFRLITMLTQTTGTIGIMWLGEQITERGIGNGISLIIMVGIIARLPNDLITTFTSLKNGTLNALVLIPALLFMFAVIASVVLMTQAQRKIPVQYAKRVVGRKTYGGQNTHIPLRVNTAGVIPIIFAQSLIILPVSIAAFFPKSDFLAGVAQELSHNSPIYVILYSLVIIFFTYFYTAVVLNPEDLAENIRKFGGFVPGIRPGKKTAEYIDYIMNRITLPGAVFLAAIAVVPDLLVDRMNLTFRFGGTSVLIVVGVALDTLQQIESHLLMRHYDGLVKKGKLRGRR
- the rpsM gene encoding 30S ribosomal protein S13, with amino-acid sequence MARISGIDLPNEKRIEVALTYLYGIGPTTARKIIAQTGVNPSTRVKNLTDEETAKLRGVIENDFKVEGALRTEISMNIKRLMEIGAYRGLRHRRGLPVRGQRTKTNARTRKGPKKTMGAMRKKVAGPAHK
- the rpmJ gene encoding 50S ribosomal protein L36; translation: MKVRASVKKICEHCKVVRRKGVIRVICSRNPRHKQRQK